A single genomic interval of Arthrobacter globiformis harbors:
- a CDS encoding sugar phosphate isomerase/epimerase family protein, which yields MKIALDPTPFHHSHSLLEFPKVVADLGYKYMQMTPHPDLIPFYNHPKADDELVGQLKKACAGAGIEIASILPVLRWSGPDEDAREAAVRYWKRAIQIAVDLGVSTMNTEFSGRPELAEESERAFYRSMEELLPIIEREGIDLLIDPHPDDFVEEGLAAIRVIRGLNSKNVGMVYVASHSFHMKNSPLDIMRAAGDRLRLVHVADTMDHHASHGLRYITNPPGNAVRVHQHLKIGDGDVNWDEFFGGLKEIGFLDRDDTVMVSSVFAEDDNAEDVSRYQLDTMKQYVQKVSV from the coding sequence GTGAAAATCGCCCTTGATCCCACCCCCTTCCACCACAGCCACAGCCTGCTGGAGTTTCCCAAGGTGGTGGCCGACCTCGGCTACAAGTACATGCAGATGACGCCGCACCCGGATCTCATCCCCTTCTACAACCACCCGAAGGCCGACGACGAACTGGTGGGCCAGTTGAAGAAGGCGTGCGCCGGCGCCGGAATTGAAATCGCGTCCATCCTGCCTGTGCTGCGCTGGTCCGGCCCGGACGAGGACGCCCGTGAAGCAGCAGTGCGCTACTGGAAGCGCGCCATCCAGATCGCCGTGGACCTGGGCGTGAGCACCATGAACACCGAGTTCAGCGGCCGGCCTGAGCTGGCCGAGGAATCCGAGCGCGCGTTCTACCGCTCCATGGAGGAACTGCTCCCCATCATCGAGCGCGAAGGCATCGACCTGCTCATCGACCCGCACCCGGACGACTTCGTGGAGGAAGGCCTTGCCGCGATCCGCGTCATCCGCGGCCTGAACTCCAAGAACGTCGGCATGGTCTACGTGGCCTCGCACAGCTTCCACATGAAGAACTCGCCGCTGGACATCATGCGCGCGGCAGGGGACAGGCTCCGCCTGGTCCACGTTGCCGACACCATGGACCACCACGCGTCCCACGGACTGCGCTACATCACCAATCCGCCGGGCAACGCGGTCCGGGTGCACCAACACCTGAAGATCGGCGACGGCGACGTGAACTGGGACGAGTTCTTCGGCGGCCTGAAGGAAATCGGGTTCCTGGACCGGGACGACACCGTGATGGTGTCCAGCGTCTTCGCCGAAGACGACAATGCCGAGGACGTTTCCCGCTACCAGCTGGACACGATGAAGCAGTACGTGCAGAAGGTCAGCGTATGA
- a CDS encoding sugar porter family MFS transporter, producing MTAAPSGKADLKHQRALRTVTIISTFGGLLFGYDTGVINGALPYMQEDLGLTPLAEGMVTSSLLFGAAFGALFGGRLADRNGRRKMIMVLAVVFLIGTLSCTLAPSTEFMVAARFILGLAVGGASVTVPVYLAEVSPSARRGRIVTQNELMIVTGQLLAFIFNAYLGNTFGGAGGIWRWMLVIATLPAIALWIGMAFMPESPRWLASMGSFGEALGVLQRIRSKAEATAEFDEVKAMAVEDYKSKMGSWKDLQVPWLRRIFFVGVGLAVIQQITGVNSIMYYGTQILADAGFGREAALSANIANGVISVLATFVGIWLLGKVGRRRMLITGQIGTTSALLLIGLFSLILPEGTGRGYVILALTVTFLAFQQGAISPVTWLMLSEIFPLKLRGLGMGASAFVLWIVNFLIGFGFPQLLAAVGISSTFFVFAVLGVGAILFAARYIPETKDKSLEDVEHYFKHQAGVSAAAETAVGTNTPVH from the coding sequence ATGACGGCCGCGCCTTCTGGCAAGGCCGACTTAAAACACCAGCGGGCGCTCCGCACGGTCACCATCATTTCCACCTTCGGCGGCCTGCTCTTCGGCTACGACACAGGCGTCATCAACGGTGCCCTGCCATACATGCAGGAGGACCTGGGCCTGACCCCCCTTGCCGAGGGCATGGTGACGTCGTCGCTCCTGTTCGGCGCCGCCTTCGGTGCACTGTTCGGCGGCCGGCTGGCGGACCGGAACGGCCGCCGCAAGATGATCATGGTCCTTGCCGTCGTCTTCCTGATCGGCACACTCTCCTGCACGCTGGCTCCGAGCACTGAGTTCATGGTGGCGGCCCGGTTCATCCTGGGCCTGGCCGTGGGCGGGGCGTCCGTGACGGTGCCGGTGTACCTCGCTGAGGTGTCGCCCTCGGCCCGCCGCGGGCGGATCGTGACGCAGAACGAACTCATGATCGTCACCGGCCAGCTGCTCGCTTTCATCTTCAACGCCTACCTCGGCAACACCTTCGGCGGGGCCGGGGGCATCTGGCGCTGGATGCTGGTGATTGCCACGCTGCCCGCCATCGCCCTGTGGATCGGCATGGCCTTCATGCCCGAAAGCCCCCGCTGGCTAGCCTCCATGGGCAGCTTCGGCGAGGCGCTCGGCGTGCTTCAGCGCATCCGCTCCAAGGCCGAGGCCACGGCGGAGTTCGACGAGGTCAAGGCCATGGCCGTGGAGGACTACAAGTCCAAGATGGGCTCCTGGAAGGACCTGCAGGTTCCCTGGCTGCGGCGGATCTTCTTCGTCGGCGTCGGCCTTGCGGTGATCCAGCAGATCACCGGCGTGAACTCCATCATGTACTACGGCACGCAGATCCTGGCGGATGCCGGCTTCGGCCGGGAAGCGGCACTGAGCGCCAACATCGCCAACGGTGTCATCTCCGTGCTGGCCACCTTCGTGGGCATCTGGCTCCTCGGCAAGGTGGGGCGCCGCCGGATGCTCATCACCGGGCAGATCGGAACCACCTCGGCGCTGCTGCTGATCGGCTTGTTCTCGCTGATCCTGCCCGAGGGCACCGGGCGTGGCTACGTAATCCTGGCGCTGACCGTCACGTTCCTCGCATTCCAGCAGGGGGCCATTTCACCGGTCACCTGGCTAATGCTCTCGGAGATCTTCCCGTTGAAGCTGCGCGGCCTCGGCATGGGCGCGTCGGCCTTCGTGCTTTGGATCGTGAACTTCCTGATCGGCTTCGGCTTCCCGCAACTGCTCGCCGCAGTTGGCATCTCCAGCACGTTCTTCGTGTTCGCCGTCCTGGGTGTCGGCGCCATTCTGTTCGCTGCCAGGTACATTCCCGAGACCAAGGACAAGAGCCTTGAGGACGTGGAACACTACTTCAAGCACCAGGCAGGCGTCTCCGCCGCAGCTGAAACCGCCGTCGGAACGAACACCCCGGTCCACTAA
- a CDS encoding MarR family winged helix-turn-helix transcriptional regulator: protein MGIKDDAVEVRAQGWRTLAALHGLIEAELERSLQEQAQLSVVEYTVLDALSRQDGWHMRMQQLARATALSASATTRLVNRLEDRGLLTRILCADDRRGIYTELTGSGSKLLAEARPVHDATLERTLAEAQQVPELAPLVDALPRLHAGV from the coding sequence ATGGGCATCAAGGACGACGCCGTGGAGGTGCGTGCCCAGGGTTGGCGCACCTTGGCGGCCCTGCACGGGCTGATCGAGGCGGAGCTGGAACGGTCGTTGCAGGAGCAGGCACAGCTCTCCGTCGTCGAATACACGGTGCTGGACGCGCTCAGCCGGCAGGATGGGTGGCACATGCGCATGCAGCAGCTGGCCCGGGCCACCGCCCTCAGTGCCAGCGCGACCACCCGCCTGGTGAACCGGCTGGAGGACCGCGGCCTGCTGACCCGCATTCTGTGCGCGGACGACCGCCGTGGCATCTACACCGAACTCACGGGCAGCGGGAGCAAGCTGCTGGCAGAAGCGCGGCCGGTCCACGACGCCACACTGGAGCGGACCCTGGCCGAAGCGCAGCAGGTGCCGGAACTGGCGCCGCTGGTAGATGCCCTCCCCCGCCTCCACGCCGGCGTCTAG
- a CDS encoding MFS transporter — MPVGLIALALGGFGIGLTEFVIMGLLPEVAADFQVSEASAGWFISGYALAVVVGALGLTAAVSRFQRKPVLAVLLVLFVAGNLLSAIAPDYWAMMAGRVVAALAHGAFFGIGAVVAAGMVAPTKKAAAIAIMFTGLTAANVLGVPLGTLLGQAAGWRSTFWAITGIGVLALAGILALVPKAGNGDAASGGLRSELRAFRSGQVWLSILVTILGYGGMFGAFTYIAFTLTEVSGFAPSTVPWLLIVFGVGLFIGNTLGGRAADRDVDRTLLAVLSVLVLVLVVFALSAGNQVLTIASLLLLGGFGFATVPGLQMRVMKYAAKAPTLASGANIGAFNVGNALGAWLGGVTISAGLGYTSPIWAGAGITLLGLLVMAGAAARAKASARRAPVRGETAEAVVASQTRVETEAAGSVQAEPADVGPVSVR, encoded by the coding sequence ATGCCTGTTGGCCTGATAGCCCTAGCCCTCGGCGGGTTTGGCATCGGACTCACCGAATTCGTCATCATGGGCCTGCTCCCCGAAGTGGCCGCAGACTTCCAGGTGAGCGAAGCCTCCGCCGGCTGGTTCATCTCCGGCTATGCCCTCGCCGTCGTGGTGGGAGCGCTGGGACTCACCGCCGCGGTGTCCCGCTTCCAGCGCAAGCCCGTGCTGGCCGTTCTGCTGGTGCTTTTCGTCGCCGGCAACCTGCTGTCCGCCATAGCGCCTGACTACTGGGCGATGATGGCGGGCCGGGTGGTTGCCGCCCTCGCACACGGCGCCTTCTTCGGCATCGGGGCGGTGGTGGCAGCCGGCATGGTCGCGCCGACCAAGAAGGCCGCCGCCATCGCCATCATGTTCACCGGGCTCACGGCCGCCAATGTCCTCGGAGTTCCACTCGGCACCCTGCTGGGGCAGGCGGCAGGCTGGCGCTCCACCTTCTGGGCCATCACGGGCATCGGCGTGCTGGCACTGGCCGGCATTCTGGCCCTGGTGCCCAAGGCGGGGAACGGTGACGCCGCAAGCGGCGGACTGCGCAGTGAGCTGCGCGCCTTCCGCTCCGGCCAGGTGTGGCTGTCGATCCTGGTGACCATCCTCGGCTACGGCGGAATGTTCGGCGCCTTCACCTACATCGCCTTCACCCTCACCGAGGTTTCCGGATTCGCCCCCTCCACGGTGCCATGGCTGCTGATTGTCTTCGGTGTCGGCCTGTTTATCGGCAACACCCTCGGGGGCAGGGCGGCTGACCGCGACGTCGACCGCACCCTGCTGGCCGTACTCTCGGTCCTCGTCCTCGTGCTGGTGGTTTTCGCCCTGAGCGCGGGCAACCAGGTGCTCACCATCGCCTCGTTGCTGCTCCTGGGTGGTTTCGGGTTCGCCACAGTGCCCGGCCTGCAGATGCGCGTCATGAAGTACGCGGCCAAGGCGCCCACGCTGGCGTCCGGAGCCAACATCGGCGCGTTCAATGTGGGCAACGCCCTTGGCGCCTGGCTTGGCGGCGTGACCATCAGCGCCGGTCTGGGCTACACCTCGCCCATTTGGGCAGGGGCCGGGATTACCCTGCTGGGCCTTCTGGTGATGGCCGGCGCCGCCGCCCGGGCAAAGGCCAGTGCCCGCCGGGCTCCCGTTCGGGGCGAAACAGCCGAGGCAGTTGTCGCGTCCCAAACACGCGTGGAGACGGAAGCGGCCGGTTCAGTCCAGGCTGAACCGGCCGACGTCGGACCCGTTTCCGTCCGTTAG
- the iolB gene encoding 5-deoxy-glucuronate isomerase, translating into MADWVYPLGSAAEGCWDVSLGTSDSKLAVEGWEHTGLKVATLAPGAVVELSPAAEERIVIPLGGAFTATVDGLDYPLAGRASVFSGPTDVLYSGTDKAVTVSSSDGGRVAIATAPAKVQYPTRLITAAETPVELRGAGNCSRQVHNFGTPAALEADRFIVCEVLTPAGNWSSYPPHKHDEEKEGETRLEEIYYFETRVADVPGSSGPGENADAIGYQRVYASDHRPIDVAAEVRTGDVVLVPYGWHGPAMAAPGYDMYYLNVMAGPGRVRDWLISDDPHHGWVRQTWDGQNLDPRLPFGA; encoded by the coding sequence ATGGCCGACTGGGTATACCCCCTGGGCAGCGCAGCCGAAGGCTGCTGGGACGTTTCGCTGGGTACGTCCGACTCGAAACTTGCCGTGGAAGGCTGGGAACACACAGGACTCAAGGTGGCCACGCTGGCGCCGGGCGCCGTCGTCGAACTTTCCCCCGCGGCGGAGGAACGGATTGTCATTCCGCTGGGCGGGGCGTTCACGGCGACCGTGGACGGGCTGGACTACCCCCTTGCCGGGCGGGCCAGCGTCTTCAGCGGCCCCACCGATGTGCTGTACTCCGGGACGGACAAGGCGGTGACGGTTTCGTCGTCCGACGGCGGCCGGGTGGCCATCGCGACGGCGCCCGCCAAGGTCCAGTACCCGACGCGCCTGATCACCGCGGCGGAGACGCCGGTGGAACTGCGCGGGGCCGGAAACTGCTCCCGGCAGGTCCACAACTTCGGAACCCCCGCCGCACTGGAAGCCGACCGCTTCATCGTGTGCGAAGTCCTCACGCCGGCCGGCAACTGGTCCTCGTACCCTCCCCACAAGCATGACGAGGAGAAGGAGGGCGAGACCCGGCTCGAGGAGATCTACTACTTCGAGACGCGGGTGGCCGACGTCCCGGGTTCAAGCGGCCCGGGCGAGAATGCGGACGCCATCGGCTACCAGCGGGTCTACGCCTCCGACCACCGGCCCATCGACGTCGCGGCCGAGGTCCGCACCGGCGACGTAGTGCTGGTCCCCTATGGCTGGCACGGCCCGGCCATGGCCGCGCCCGGTTACGACATGTACTACCTCAACGTCATGGCCGGACCCGGCCGCGTGCGCGACTGGCTCATCAGCGATGACCCGCACCACGGCTGGGTGCGCCAGACCTGGGACGGCCAGAACTTGGACCCCCGGCTGCCGTTCGGGGCATAA
- a CDS encoding GntR family transcriptional regulator: MANQLRLSIDRSSPVPLYHQVVQGIEAAIHTGLLEPGSRLENEIDLAAQLNLSRPTMRKAMDELVRSGLLVRKRGVGTQVVSSQVRRPLELSSLYDDLTNNGSKPTTEVLTFAHIEADAATREALHLAAGAKVYHFTRLRKVGGKPLALMENWVRDDITHIDEDLLNTQGLYGILRSGGVNFRLATQRIGAVVANDYQAPLLETEPGSALVTMERTAVDDTGRNVETGHHVYRGDSYSFEMTLVQR, encoded by the coding sequence ATGGCGAACCAACTACGCCTCAGCATCGACCGCTCGTCGCCGGTGCCGCTGTATCATCAGGTCGTCCAGGGCATTGAAGCTGCCATCCACACCGGTCTGCTGGAACCCGGGAGCCGGTTGGAGAACGAGATCGATCTCGCCGCCCAGTTGAACCTCTCGCGGCCCACCATGCGCAAGGCCATGGACGAACTGGTCCGCTCGGGGCTGCTCGTCCGCAAGCGGGGTGTCGGCACGCAGGTGGTGTCCAGCCAGGTCCGCCGCCCGCTTGAGCTGTCCAGCCTGTACGACGACCTGACGAACAACGGCAGCAAGCCCACCACCGAGGTGCTCACCTTTGCGCACATCGAGGCCGACGCCGCCACCCGGGAGGCCCTGCACCTCGCCGCCGGGGCCAAGGTCTATCACTTCACCCGGCTCCGGAAAGTGGGCGGCAAACCGCTGGCCCTCATGGAGAACTGGGTACGCGACGACATTACGCACATCGATGAGGACCTGCTGAACACGCAGGGCCTGTACGGCATCCTGCGCAGCGGCGGCGTCAACTTCCGGCTAGCCACTCAGCGCATCGGCGCCGTGGTGGCCAACGACTACCAGGCTCCCCTGCTTGAGACCGAACCGGGCTCGGCCCTGGTCACCATGGAACGCACCGCCGTCGACGACACGGGGCGGAACGTGGAGACCGGACACCACGTCTACCGCGGTGACTCCTACAGCTTCGAAATGACACTGGTTCAGCGCTAG
- a CDS encoding gamma-glutamyl-gamma-aminobutyrate hydrolase family protein: MQNSTRNSGTVQTPDAAQNPDTAPDADAAHSAAPREERRPRIGIPVRLSSSSDPDPRVAKANNLFGCIVSLIRDVGGEPVLLTAESLEGGLSGARNSGTADGGTSDGDKAPDAPEALDGVVLPGGGDVDPRLYGEEPGPTLYDVNAEQDRLDIAVARHALDAGTPVLGICRGHQLLNVLYGGTLVQDMTPGTVPHRQIPAAANRPWVWHEVTITPGSKVAKMYAAAEKPEAGGTASADADDAAAGETAAGGVHAMEVKIASGHHQAVDRVAPGLLVTAVADDGTVEALEDPERWVASVQWHPEAPELTEEQRLAPFRVFVEACRTP; this comes from the coding sequence ATGCAGAATTCAACGCGGAATTCAGGAACAGTGCAGACCCCGGACGCAGCGCAGAACCCGGACACGGCGCCGGATGCAGACGCGGCACACAGCGCGGCGCCGCGCGAGGAGCGCCGGCCGCGGATCGGCATCCCGGTCCGGCTCAGCAGCTCTTCGGATCCGGACCCGCGGGTGGCAAAGGCCAACAACCTCTTCGGCTGCATCGTCAGCCTCATCCGCGATGTCGGCGGAGAACCGGTGCTGCTCACTGCTGAGTCACTGGAGGGCGGGCTGAGCGGCGCACGCAACAGTGGAACGGCCGACGGCGGAACTTCCGACGGCGACAAGGCGCCGGACGCGCCCGAGGCGCTTGACGGCGTCGTACTTCCCGGCGGCGGCGACGTTGACCCGCGCCTCTACGGCGAGGAACCGGGGCCCACGCTCTATGACGTCAATGCGGAGCAGGACCGCCTCGACATCGCGGTGGCTCGGCACGCGCTCGATGCCGGCACACCGGTGCTGGGAATCTGCCGCGGGCACCAGCTGCTCAATGTCCTCTACGGCGGAACACTGGTCCAGGACATGACACCGGGTACCGTGCCGCACCGCCAGATCCCGGCAGCGGCCAACAGACCATGGGTTTGGCACGAGGTGACGATTACCCCGGGATCCAAGGTGGCGAAGATGTACGCCGCCGCCGAAAAACCGGAGGCCGGCGGAACGGCCTCTGCCGACGCAGACGATGCGGCCGCCGGTGAAACAGCCGCGGGCGGCGTACACGCAATGGAGGTCAAGATCGCGTCCGGCCACCATCAGGCTGTCGACCGGGTGGCGCCGGGGCTGCTGGTGACCGCCGTGGCGGATGACGGCACGGTAGAGGCGCTGGAGGACCCCGAGCGCTGGGTCGCATCGGTGCAGTGGCATCCGGAGGCCCCGGAACTGACCGAAGAGCAGAGGCTTGCCCCGTTCCGCGTGTTCGTGGAGGCCTGCCGCACTCCCTGA
- a CDS encoding SRPBCC family protein — protein MNNRYLVSRDRFIAAAPDVVFEVLATPALHSEIDGSGTVKGAQPRGPLRLGPGAKFGMEMKIRVDYRILNTVTEFEEGRRIGWRHFYGHVWRYLLDPATDSSGVRGTLVTEQWDARNVRGKFLLRLAGYLGRHPANIDRTLARLDSYVTGAQAAR, from the coding sequence ATGAACAACCGCTATCTGGTGTCCAGGGACCGTTTCATCGCTGCGGCGCCGGACGTGGTCTTCGAGGTCCTGGCCACTCCCGCGCTGCACAGCGAAATCGACGGATCGGGCACCGTCAAGGGCGCCCAGCCGCGGGGGCCGTTGCGCCTGGGACCGGGGGCCAAATTCGGCATGGAAATGAAGATCAGGGTTGATTACCGGATCCTCAACACCGTCACTGAGTTCGAGGAGGGCCGGCGGATCGGCTGGCGCCACTTCTACGGGCATGTGTGGCGTTACCTTCTGGACCCGGCCACGGACAGCAGCGGCGTGCGCGGAACGCTCGTGACAGAACAGTGGGATGCGCGCAATGTCCGCGGCAAGTTCCTGCTCCGGCTTGCCGGTTATCTGGGCCGCCATCCGGCGAATATTGACAGGACGCTCGCCAGGCTGGACTCATACGTTACGGGCGCGCAAGCCGCGCGATGA
- a CDS encoding FadR/GntR family transcriptional regulator: MGRRTLVDDLVDGLLDDILDGRLKPHDALPPEADIAKAYDVSRLTVREALKALRAQNILYVKAGRGTFVNPADSWTGLDAIIKAASHGNADDQVSRGLIEVRRMVETGAAALAARRHTPEHAEEMRASIADMKRFHQAGDLDGFVAADIAFHDTVLKASGNPFVRALLAQLGQSLYRARRETSAIEEIQRHAIAFHQRVLESILAGDSELARKAMDEHMDQTFEDYERYVHGNRG; this comes from the coding sequence ATGGGGCGCAGGACACTTGTTGACGACCTGGTCGATGGTCTGCTGGACGACATTCTTGACGGCAGGCTCAAGCCGCATGATGCGCTGCCGCCGGAAGCCGACATTGCCAAGGCCTACGACGTCAGCCGGCTGACCGTCCGCGAAGCACTGAAGGCACTCCGGGCGCAGAACATCCTTTACGTCAAAGCCGGCCGCGGAACATTCGTGAATCCAGCAGACAGCTGGACCGGCCTTGACGCGATCATCAAGGCAGCGTCGCACGGCAACGCGGACGATCAGGTTTCCCGCGGCCTGATCGAGGTGCGACGCATGGTGGAGACTGGAGCCGCCGCGCTCGCCGCCAGGCGCCACACTCCGGAGCACGCGGAGGAGATGCGGGCGTCCATCGCGGACATGAAGCGGTTTCACCAGGCCGGAGACCTTGACGGGTTCGTGGCGGCGGACATCGCCTTCCACGACACCGTTCTGAAGGCCTCCGGCAACCCGTTTGTCCGCGCCCTCCTGGCCCAGCTGGGTCAGTCCCTCTACCGCGCCCGCCGCGAGACCTCGGCCATCGAGGAGATCCAGCGCCACGCCATCGCCTTCCATCAGCGCGTGCTCGAGAGCATCCTCGCCGGCGACTCCGAGCTGGCCCGCAAGGCCATGGACGAGCACATGGACCAGACCTTCGAGGACTACGAGCGCTATGTTCACGGCAACCGCGGTTAG
- a CDS encoding MFS transporter: MMTSFTTKSSGLGELGDRTLRKVRRRVMPLIVLLYFIAYLDRNNVGFAKLTMGEDIGLSAAAYGLGAGIFFLGYAVLEIPSNAGMYKFGARKWLARILITWGIFAAAMALVNGESTYYIIRFLLGAAEAGFFPAILFYLTLWFPAAQRVTVLGIFILAQPISNALGAPVSGLLLQMDGIMGLQGWQWLYILEGIPAVLLGVLTPFLMTDRPRDAKWLNADEREWLATTMDAELAAKSKGSSHNFLAGLKDKRTIAYSALYFGLVCGIYGLGLWMPTIVAALGEFSTAEVGFIVLIPYAIAAVFVYFWSKRADKTGKRAWHSAVSMVLAGLGLLAAGFLLPVNPVLALIALTASAMGIYGAIAPFLSMPSAALTGAAAASGLAMVNSLGNLGGFVAPYAVGILKDATGNNQSGLLFLSFCLCVTAVATYLYARKRPEGDAALDPAVKAAADVPASR; encoded by the coding sequence ATGATGACTTCATTCACCACAAAGTCCTCCGGACTGGGCGAGCTTGGAGACCGCACGCTCCGCAAGGTCCGCCGCCGCGTAATGCCCCTGATTGTGCTGCTCTACTTCATCGCGTATCTGGACCGGAACAACGTCGGCTTCGCCAAGCTGACCATGGGCGAGGACATTGGCCTGAGCGCCGCAGCCTACGGTCTGGGCGCCGGCATCTTCTTCCTCGGCTACGCCGTGCTCGAAATCCCCAGCAACGCCGGCATGTACAAGTTTGGCGCCCGCAAGTGGCTGGCCCGCATCCTCATCACCTGGGGCATCTTCGCAGCGGCCATGGCCCTGGTGAACGGCGAATCCACCTACTACATCATCCGCTTCCTGCTGGGCGCGGCCGAGGCCGGCTTCTTCCCCGCCATCCTCTTCTACCTGACGCTGTGGTTCCCGGCCGCACAGCGGGTCACTGTACTGGGCATCTTCATCCTGGCCCAGCCCATCTCCAACGCACTGGGTGCCCCGGTTTCCGGCCTGCTCCTCCAGATGGACGGCATCATGGGCCTGCAAGGCTGGCAGTGGCTCTACATTCTTGAAGGCATTCCCGCCGTCCTGCTGGGCGTGCTGACCCCCTTCCTGATGACGGACCGCCCTCGGGACGCCAAGTGGCTCAACGCCGACGAGCGCGAATGGCTCGCCACCACCATGGACGCCGAACTGGCAGCCAAGTCCAAGGGCAGCAGCCACAACTTCCTGGCCGGTCTCAAGGACAAGCGCACCATCGCCTACTCGGCCCTCTACTTCGGACTGGTCTGCGGCATCTACGGCCTGGGCCTCTGGATGCCCACCATCGTCGCCGCCCTGGGCGAGTTCTCCACCGCCGAGGTCGGATTCATCGTCCTCATCCCGTACGCCATCGCCGCGGTCTTCGTCTACTTCTGGAGCAAGCGCGCTGACAAGACCGGCAAGCGTGCCTGGCACAGCGCCGTCAGCATGGTCCTCGCCGGCTTGGGCCTGCTCGCCGCCGGTTTCCTGCTTCCGGTCAACCCTGTCCTGGCACTCATTGCCCTGACCGCGTCGGCCATGGGCATCTACGGGGCCATTGCCCCGTTCCTGTCGATGCCGTCCGCAGCGCTCACCGGCGCAGCCGCCGCATCCGGGCTGGCCATGGTCAACTCGCTGGGCAATCTGGGCGGATTCGTCGCCCCCTATGCAGTGGGCATCCTGAAGGACGCCACCGGCAACAACCAGAGCGGCCTACTCTTCCTCTCCTTCTGCCTGTGCGTCACGGCCGTGGCCACCTACCTCTATGCCCGCAAGCGCCCCGAAGGCGATGCGGCGCTGGATCCGGCAGTCAAGGCCGCCGCAGACGTTCCGGCCAGCCGCTAA
- a CDS encoding SDR family NAD(P)-dependent oxidoreductase: MISITPFPAERTVVLTGAASARGIGRAAADRMASEGWSIAILDINAEDAKAAAAEIGSNRAVKAIGVGADVSDEASVDRAITEIEESLPPIVALANLAGISSPTPFMETTVAEWDKVFAINMRGTFVVSQRVLKGMIERELGRIVSISSISAQRGGGTYSKVAYSASKAGIVGFTRALAREVGEFGVTVNAIAPGPIDTDIMGGTLSEERKAQMSEGIMMGRVGTREEVAALISFLLGADSGYITAATYDINGGLQVS; this comes from the coding sequence ATGATCTCAATTACCCCTTTCCCCGCAGAACGCACCGTTGTGCTGACCGGCGCGGCCTCTGCCCGCGGTATCGGCCGCGCAGCAGCTGACCGCATGGCCAGCGAAGGCTGGTCCATCGCCATCCTGGACATCAACGCCGAGGACGCGAAGGCCGCGGCCGCAGAGATCGGATCCAACCGTGCAGTGAAGGCGATCGGCGTCGGCGCCGACGTCTCCGACGAGGCGTCCGTGGACCGGGCTATCACGGAGATCGAAGAGTCGTTGCCGCCGATCGTGGCCCTTGCCAACCTGGCCGGCATCAGCTCGCCGACCCCCTTCATGGAAACCACGGTTGCCGAGTGGGACAAGGTATTTGCGATCAACATGCGCGGCACCTTCGTGGTGTCACAGCGGGTCCTCAAAGGAATGATCGAACGCGAGCTCGGCCGCATCGTGAGCATTTCCTCCATCTCCGCCCAGCGCGGCGGAGGGACCTACTCCAAGGTGGCTTACAGCGCCTCCAAGGCCGGCATTGTCGGCTTTACCCGTGCCCTGGCCCGCGAGGTCGGCGAGTTCGGCGTGACCGTGAACGCCATCGCCCCCGGCCCGATCGACACCGACATCATGGGCGGCACGTTGAGCGAGGAGCGCAAGGCACAGATGTCCGAGGGCATCATGATGGGCCGCGTGGGTACCCGCGAGGAAGTGGCTGCGCTGATCTCCTTCCTGCTGGGTGCGGACTCGGGCTACATCACGGCCGCGACCTACGACATCAATGGCGGTCTGCAGGTTTCCTGA